From a region of the Dictyoglomus sp. genome:
- the folK gene encoding 2-amino-4-hydroxy-6-hydroxymethyldihydropteridine diphosphokinase: MHKAFIGIGTNLGDKIKNIDEALNRLKDKGLNIIKISSIIETEPYGYKNQDNFLNAVCLIETDLSPFELLDLLLEVEKEMGRVRTIKWGPRIIDLDIIFYDDLIINHEKLIIPHPDAHNRIFVMEPLFEIEPDFLHPIFKKTVREIYLELKRRSIENSG; this comes from the coding sequence ATGCATAAAGCATTCATAGGAATTGGAACCAATTTAGGAGATAAAATAAAAAATATAGATGAAGCTTTAAATAGACTAAAAGATAAAGGTCTTAATATTATAAAAATTTCTTCCATAATTGAAACAGAACCTTACGGTTATAAAAATCAAGATAATTTTTTAAATGCGGTATGCCTAATAGAAACAGACTTATCCCCCTTTGAACTTTTGGATCTTCTTCTTGAAGTGGAAAAAGAAATGGGAAGAGTAAGAACCATTAAATGGGGTCCAAGGATCATAGATTTAGATATAATATTTTATGATGATTTGATAATAAATCATGAAAAACTTATCATTCCTCATCCCGATGCTCATAATAGAATCTTTGTTATGGAACCTTTATTTGAAATAGAGCCTGATTTTTTACATCCTATATTTAAAAAAACAGTAAGAGAAATTTACTTAGAGTTAAAAAGAAGATCTATAGAGAATTCAGGATAA
- the folE2 gene encoding GTP cyclohydrolase FolE2 translates to MRKLRDVQNEKDYRGIYLRKVGIKNISWPIKVVTKEGSIQNTVASFDISVDLRYDVRGTHMSRFVEILNEMELLNPEKLEDILKKVKNKLKADNSHIKIIFPYFIYKKTPVSHIIVPNRIECVIEAELYKKLDMIVGIKVPIHTLCPCSKEISNFGAHNQRAIAEIYIRSKKMIWFEDLVSIAENSASAPIYSLLKRGDEKYITEYAFQNPKFVEDVVRDVVSELEKNNKITWYKVEVTSFESIHSHEAFASVEKGWENKK, encoded by the coding sequence GTGAGAAAATTGAGAGATGTACAGAATGAAAAGGATTATAGAGGCATTTATTTAAGAAAGGTTGGTATAAAAAATATTTCATGGCCTATCAAGGTTGTAACAAAGGAAGGAAGTATACAAAATACTGTTGCAAGTTTTGATATATCAGTGGATTTAAGATATGATGTAAGAGGAACACATATGAGTAGATTTGTTGAGATATTAAACGAGATGGAATTGTTAAATCCTGAAAAATTAGAAGATATTTTGAAAAAGGTGAAAAATAAATTAAAAGCAGATAATAGTCATATTAAAATAATATTTCCTTATTTTATTTATAAAAAGACACCTGTATCCCATATTATTGTTCCAAATAGAATAGAATGTGTTATTGAAGCAGAGTTATATAAAAAACTTGATATGATTGTAGGAATAAAAGTACCTATCCATACTTTATGTCCCTGTTCTAAAGAGATTAGTAATTTTGGTGCTCATAATCAGAGAGCAATAGCAGAGATCTATATCAGATCAAAAAAGATGATATGGTTTGAGGATCTGGTTTCCATTGCTGAAAATTCTGCCAGTGCTCCTATTTATTCTTTATTGAAACGTGGAGATGAAAAATATATTACAGAGTATGCATTTCAAAATCCAAAATTTGTAGAAGATGTGGTAAGAGATGTAGTTTCTGAGTTAGAAAAAAATAATAAAATAACATGGTATAAAGTTGAAGTCACAAGTTTTGAAAGCATTCATAGTCATGAGGCCTTTGCCTCTGTAGAAAAGGGATGGGAAAATAAGAAATGA
- the folP gene encoding dihydropteroate synthase — protein MILEITPEFLKKEMEKIGAHPASFPIFERKTRIILLKVFDISTPTANIFKQEMLSLGGDAIVHKNSVDCKVDKTDIIFIGTKKQYDILLQKMENNPYFDIPKVINELKTYFQKKKPEIIFTPWNRELKFNRTLVMGIINVTPDSFYAGSRKTNIEDILNTAQNMIENGVDIIDIGGQSTRPGSDFIEEEEELKRVIPAIEEIRRNFPKVLISVDTFRARVAEEAIKKGADIINDISAFRFDKALLKVVKEYNSPYILMHMKGTPKDMQINPYYEDVIKEISEFFIERILFMTDNGIEENKIIIDPGIGFGKRYEDNLEILSRLRELKSLKKPILIGASRKSFIGKALGDLPPEERLEGTLGVTALCFLNDVDIIRVHDVKENKRILKVLEAIKCIKHS, from the coding sequence ATGATTTTAGAAATCACTCCAGAATTTCTAAAAAAAGAAATGGAAAAAATAGGGGCTCATCCTGCTTCTTTTCCTATATTTGAGAGAAAAACTCGTATAATTCTTTTAAAGGTATTTGATATATCTACTCCTACAGCGAACATTTTCAAACAGGAAATGCTTTCTCTTGGAGGAGATGCAATTGTACATAAAAATTCTGTAGATTGCAAAGTAGATAAAACTGACATCATATTTATTGGTACAAAAAAGCAGTATGATATTCTCTTACAGAAGATGGAGAATAATCCTTACTTTGATATTCCTAAGGTTATTAATGAGTTAAAAACATATTTTCAGAAAAAAAAACCTGAAATTATCTTTACCCCTTGGAATAGAGAGTTAAAGTTCAATAGAACCTTAGTTATGGGAATAATAAATGTAACCCCTGATTCTTTTTATGCTGGATCTCGTAAGACAAATATAGAAGATATTTTAAATACCGCTCAAAATATGATTGAAAATGGAGTTGATATCATAGATATAGGCGGACAATCTACAAGACCTGGTTCCGATTTTATAGAGGAAGAGGAAGAACTGAAAAGAGTTATTCCTGCTATAGAAGAAATAAGAAGAAATTTCCCAAAAGTTTTAATCTCTGTAGATACTTTTAGAGCAAGAGTTGCAGAGGAAGCAATTAAAAAGGGGGCAGACATAATAAACGATATTAGTGCTTTTAGATTTGATAAGGCTTTACTTAAAGTTGTTAAAGAATATAACTCTCCTTATATTTTAATGCATATGAAAGGAACCCCAAAAGATATGCAGATAAATCCATATTATGAAGATGTAATCAAAGAAATTTCTGAATTTTTTATAGAAAGAATATTATTTATGACAGATAACGGAATAGAAGAAAATAAAATAATCATAGATCCTGGAATTGGTTTTGGAAAAAGATACGAAGATAATTTAGAAATTCTTTCCCGATTAAGAGAACTTAAAAGTTTAAAAAAACCCATATTAATAGGAGCATCTCGCAAATCTTTTATTGGAAAAGCTCTTGGAGATCTCCCTCCAGAAGAAAGACTTGAAGGTACTCTAGGTGTTACAGCTTTATGTTTCTTGAATGATGTAGATATAATAAGGGTTCATGATGTGAAAGAAAATAAAAGAATTTTGAAAGTATTAGAGGCAATAAAATGCATAAAGCATTCATAG
- the queD gene encoding 6-carboxytetrahydropterin synthase QueD: MFIIKKFKFDSAHNLISYKGKCEKLHGHTYELVVIVEGYPDEEGMVIDFVELKEIVKREVINILDHSYLNEIISQPTAENIAIWIWDKLEKKLNRKNCHLYEIQVWETQESGVIYRGEKIERCTE; this comes from the coding sequence CTCATAATTTGATATCATATAAAGGAAAATGTGAAAAACTACATGGACATACCTATGAACTTGTAGTTATAGTGGAAGGCTATCCTGATGAAGAAGGCATGGTTATAGATTTTGTAGAACTAAAAGAAATAGTTAAAAGGGAAGTAATCAATATTTTAGATCACTCATATTTGAATGAAATTATATCTCAGCCCACAGCAGAAAATATTGCAATTTGGATATGGGATAAGTTAGAGAAAAAACTCAATAGAAAAAATTGTCATCTTTATGAAATACAAGTATGGGAAACACAAGAAAGTGGAGTAATATACAGAGGTGAGAAAATTGAGAGATGTACAGAATGA